The following proteins are encoded in a genomic region of Polynucleobacter paludilacus:
- the acuI gene encoding acrylyl-CoA reductase (NADPH) — MFKAILVNKDDQGYRAELAQVDESSLPEGDVRVKVLYSTLNYKDGLAITGKGPVVRSFPMVPGIDFAGEVLESSSPDFKVGDMVLLNGWGVGEGHWGGLAQQARVKSDWLIPIPKGLTAKQALAIGTAGYTAMLCIMALEKHGTKPSDGEVLVTGAAGGVGSIAIALLSKLGFKVVASTGRMAEADYLKKLGATEVIDRASLSAPGKPLAKERWAAVVDSVGSHTLANACAQTKSDGAVAACGLAQGMDFPSTVAPFILRGVTLYGINSVTVPRGKRIAAYEQLSKLLDLKTLDEISHEISLADSIEYAQKLMAGNVRGRLIVDVNK; from the coding sequence ATGTTTAAGGCCATTTTAGTAAATAAGGATGATCAGGGGTATCGGGCTGAGTTGGCTCAAGTCGATGAATCTAGCCTGCCTGAGGGGGATGTCAGGGTAAAAGTGCTGTATTCCACCCTAAATTACAAAGATGGCTTAGCGATTACTGGCAAAGGCCCAGTAGTGCGAAGTTTTCCGATGGTGCCCGGCATTGATTTTGCCGGCGAGGTCTTGGAGAGCAGTAGTCCCGACTTTAAGGTGGGCGATATGGTGCTTCTGAATGGCTGGGGTGTAGGTGAGGGTCATTGGGGTGGTTTGGCGCAACAGGCTCGAGTGAAGTCAGATTGGTTGATTCCAATACCCAAGGGCTTAACTGCCAAGCAAGCGCTTGCTATTGGAACTGCTGGGTATACGGCCATGTTATGCATCATGGCGCTGGAAAAGCATGGAACCAAACCTAGCGATGGCGAGGTCTTGGTGACAGGTGCGGCTGGCGGTGTTGGGAGCATTGCGATCGCCTTACTCAGTAAGTTGGGTTTCAAGGTAGTTGCAAGTACTGGGCGGATGGCAGAGGCAGATTACTTGAAAAAGCTGGGCGCCACTGAAGTGATTGACCGCGCAAGCTTATCTGCCCCAGGCAAGCCACTGGCTAAAGAGCGTTGGGCTGCCGTGGTTGATAGTGTGGGCAGTCATACTCTTGCAAATGCTTGCGCCCAGACTAAGAGTGATGGCGCGGTAGCCGCTTGCGGTCTTGCACAAGGCATGGACTTTCCTTCAACCGTTGCGCCATTTATCTTGCGTGGCGTCACTTTGTATGGCATTAATAGCGTTACTGTGCCACGTGGAAAACGGATTGCTGCTTACGAGCAACTCAGCAAGTTGCTAGATCTAAAAACACTAGATGAGATTTCTCACGAAATCAGCCTGGCAGACTCTATTGAGTATGCGCAAAAGTTGATGGCTGGCAATGTGCGTGGACGCTTAATTGTGGATGTAAATAAGTAA
- a CDS encoding MBL fold metallo-hydrolase, protein MNTQSQSKADQERAIHYPLADQLPQMGECIEVATGVYWLRMRLPFALDHINLWLLKDQIDGIAGWTIVDCGIANEETQAGWEQIFATQLKGLPVLRVIVTHMHPDHIGLSQWLCERWNAPLWISMTDYLTAQWLSHKEGGAADGNRAGSGGSADHFQKHGLTTPEDLEKIRGRSSYYSKMVPGVPRQYRRIIDGEQIIIGGHDWQVIMGFGHAPEHASLFCKDLGVLISGDMLLPRISTNVSVYDADPDADPLGLYLDSLERFLPLPDETLVLPSHGKPFTGIKVRVAQLKKHHDERLAETMAACQKPAHAREIVSVLFRRELDIHQMTFAMGESIAHLNYLLRRGKLRRQLCDDGVLRFSVV, encoded by the coding sequence ATGAATACACAAAGTCAAAGCAAAGCAGATCAAGAGCGCGCCATTCATTATCCCTTAGCCGATCAATTGCCCCAGATGGGCGAATGTATTGAGGTGGCAACAGGAGTGTATTGGCTCAGAATGCGACTGCCGTTTGCTTTAGATCATATTAATTTGTGGCTCTTAAAAGATCAAATTGATGGTATTGCTGGTTGGACAATTGTGGATTGCGGAATCGCTAATGAAGAGACTCAGGCGGGGTGGGAGCAGATCTTTGCCACTCAGTTGAAAGGTTTGCCAGTCTTGCGTGTCATCGTGACGCATATGCATCCTGATCACATCGGTTTATCACAGTGGCTATGCGAACGTTGGAATGCTCCTTTGTGGATTTCAATGACGGATTATTTGACAGCGCAGTGGTTAAGTCACAAAGAGGGCGGGGCTGCAGATGGTAACAGGGCGGGCAGCGGAGGCTCAGCTGATCATTTTCAGAAACATGGTTTGACCACTCCAGAAGACCTAGAAAAAATTCGGGGACGCTCAAGTTACTACAGCAAGATGGTTCCTGGTGTACCAAGACAATATCGCCGCATTATTGATGGCGAGCAAATTATCATTGGGGGACATGATTGGCAAGTCATTATGGGGTTTGGACATGCGCCCGAACATGCATCTCTTTTTTGTAAAGACTTAGGCGTTTTAATATCAGGGGACATGTTATTACCCCGCATCTCCACCAATGTGAGTGTCTACGATGCAGACCCCGATGCCGATCCATTGGGTTTGTATTTAGATTCTTTGGAGCGATTTTTACCATTACCTGATGAAACGCTAGTCTTGCCTTCCCATGGCAAACCTTTTACAGGAATCAAAGTAAGAGTAGCTCAGCTCAAGAAACATCACGATGAGCGTCTCGCGGAAACGATGGCCGCATGCCAAAAACCTGCGCATGCGAGAGAGATCGTGTCCGTCTTATTTAGACGAGAACTCGATATTCACCAAATGACTTTTGCCATGGGTGAATCTATTGCTCATCTGAATTACCTACTGCGTCGAGGAAAGTTGCGTCGCCAGCTTTGCGACGACGGGGTTTTGCGGTTTTCCGTGGTTTAG
- a CDS encoding DUF1289 domain-containing protein, with amino-acid sequence MTTVPSPCNNHCKIDPHNGYCRGCYRSLPEITSWSVMTDEEKLGVYAHISERRPK; translated from the coding sequence TTGACAACCGTTCCATCACCTTGTAATAACCATTGCAAAATTGACCCTCATAATGGATATTGCCGTGGTTGTTATCGATCGCTTCCAGAAATCACAAGCTGGTCCGTAATGACTGATGAGGAAAAACTTGGGGTCTACGCTCACATCTCTGAACGTAGACCCAAATAA
- the metH gene encoding methionine synthase, which yields MKLSGLEAFNLSADLRFVNIGERTNVTGSKAFARMILNNQFDEALTVARQQVENGAQIIDINMDEAMLDSEAAMTRFLNLIASEPDIARVPIMIDSSKWSVIEAGLKCIQGKPIVNSISLKEGEASFRAQAKLIRRYGAATVVMAFDEQGQADTYERKTEICKRCYDILVNEVGFPAEDIIFDPNIFAIATGIEEHDNYAVDFINATRWIKENLPGAKISGGVSNVSFSFRGNERVREAIHTVFLYHAVKAGMDMGIVNAGQLGVYEDLDPELKERVEDVVLNRFKEKDGQTPTERLLAIADQFKGDGTKQVENLVWRDDPVRSRLTHALVNGITSFIEEDTEELRAEIMGGGGRPIEVIEGPLMDGMNVVGDLFGEGKMFLPQVVKSARVMKQAVALLIPYIEEEKRQHVAAGGEAKAKGKIVMATVKGDVHDIGKNIVTVVLQCNNFEVANMGVMVPCAQILQKAKDENADIVGLSGLITPSLEEMTYVAQEMQRDPYFREKQIPLMIGGATTSRVHTAVKIAPHYDGPVVYVPDASRSVSVASSLLSDESAKKFIQDLRDDYERIRKQHANRKAAPTISLEAARKNRELIDWAHYTPEKPKFIGRRVFKNFALSEIAKYIDWTPFFQTWDLAGKFPAILDDEVVGVEARKVFEDAQVLLKKLIQGQWLQADAVVAFYPAATVGDDIVLYSDESKEHPLFVWHNLRQQSERPIVDGVRRPNRCLADYVAPKDSGVADYLGCFAVTTGHGVEKKVSEFQAKHDDYSAIMLKALADRLAEAFAELMHHRVRTDLWGYATDEILTNEQMIDEEYRGIRPAPGYPACPAHEVKEDLLRVLGSEDIGMTLTESMAMNPASSVSGFYLAHPEARYFNVGRVSEDQLADLALRRGEAIEDVRRQLSSSLD from the coding sequence ATGAAGCTCTCCGGTCTTGAGGCCTTCAATCTTTCAGCAGACTTACGCTTTGTAAACATCGGCGAGCGAACCAACGTCACCGGCTCAAAAGCTTTTGCACGGATGATTTTGAATAATCAATTTGATGAGGCCTTAACGGTTGCTCGACAGCAAGTTGAGAATGGCGCTCAGATTATTGATATCAACATGGACGAAGCCATGTTGGATTCTGAAGCAGCCATGACCCGCTTCCTCAATCTGATTGCCTCAGAACCCGATATTGCCCGCGTACCGATCATGATCGACTCCTCTAAATGGAGTGTGATTGAGGCGGGCTTGAAATGTATTCAAGGCAAGCCAATTGTTAACTCGATTTCCTTAAAAGAAGGCGAAGCATCTTTTAGGGCGCAGGCAAAATTGATTCGTCGTTATGGTGCCGCCACAGTAGTAATGGCCTTCGATGAACAGGGTCAAGCGGACACCTATGAGCGCAAAACGGAGATTTGTAAGCGCTGCTATGACATCCTCGTCAATGAAGTGGGATTTCCAGCAGAAGACATTATTTTTGATCCCAATATTTTTGCGATTGCGACTGGTATTGAAGAGCACGATAACTATGCGGTGGATTTCATTAATGCGACTCGGTGGATTAAGGAAAACTTACCTGGAGCCAAAATCAGTGGCGGTGTTTCGAATGTGAGCTTCTCATTTAGAGGCAATGAACGGGTTCGTGAAGCAATTCATACCGTTTTTCTATATCACGCTGTTAAAGCCGGCATGGACATGGGTATCGTCAATGCGGGTCAGTTGGGTGTTTATGAGGATCTCGACCCCGAGCTCAAAGAGCGAGTTGAAGATGTTGTTCTCAATCGCTTTAAAGAAAAAGATGGTCAGACTCCAACCGAGAGATTGTTGGCCATCGCTGATCAATTTAAAGGGGATGGCACAAAACAGGTCGAGAACTTGGTTTGGCGTGATGATCCTGTGCGATCCCGTTTAACGCATGCGCTTGTCAACGGCATTACCAGCTTTATTGAAGAAGATACCGAAGAATTACGGGCCGAGATCATGGGCGGTGGCGGTAGACCGATCGAGGTGATCGAAGGTCCATTAATGGATGGTATGAATGTAGTTGGTGATTTATTTGGAGAAGGCAAGATGTTTTTGCCCCAAGTCGTAAAGAGCGCTCGCGTCATGAAGCAAGCTGTTGCTTTACTGATCCCCTATATTGAAGAAGAGAAGCGTCAGCATGTTGCCGCTGGTGGAGAAGCTAAAGCCAAGGGCAAAATTGTGATGGCTACCGTCAAGGGCGATGTGCATGACATTGGTAAGAATATTGTGACTGTAGTGTTGCAATGTAATAACTTTGAAGTAGCTAATATGGGGGTGATGGTACCTTGCGCTCAAATCTTACAGAAAGCCAAAGATGAGAATGCAGACATCGTAGGCTTATCGGGCTTGATTACTCCATCTTTAGAAGAGATGACCTATGTCGCGCAAGAAATGCAGCGCGATCCATATTTCCGTGAGAAGCAGATTCCGCTCATGATTGGTGGCGCTACTACATCGCGCGTGCATACTGCAGTCAAGATTGCTCCTCACTATGATGGTCCAGTTGTATATGTACCAGATGCATCCCGCTCAGTCTCGGTTGCTTCTAGTCTGCTCTCTGATGAGAGTGCCAAAAAGTTTATTCAAGATTTGCGCGATGACTATGAGCGGATTCGTAAACAGCACGCCAATCGAAAGGCCGCCCCAACCATTTCGTTAGAAGCAGCCCGCAAGAATCGTGAATTAATTGATTGGGCGCATTACACGCCAGAGAAGCCCAAATTTATTGGGCGTAGAGTGTTTAAGAACTTTGCTCTCAGTGAGATTGCCAAGTACATTGACTGGACACCATTTTTTCAAACTTGGGATTTAGCTGGCAAGTTTCCAGCAATCTTGGATGACGAGGTCGTTGGAGTTGAGGCTCGCAAAGTCTTTGAAGATGCCCAAGTCTTATTGAAAAAACTCATTCAGGGCCAGTGGTTACAAGCTGACGCTGTAGTAGCGTTTTACCCAGCCGCTACAGTTGGCGATGATATTGTTTTATATAGCGATGAGTCGAAAGAGCATCCTCTATTCGTGTGGCATAACTTACGCCAACAATCCGAGCGGCCAATTGTCGATGGAGTACGTCGCCCCAATCGTTGTTTAGCGGATTATGTTGCTCCCAAGGATTCTGGTGTTGCTGATTATCTGGGATGCTTTGCTGTTACCACAGGTCATGGTGTGGAAAAGAAAGTTTCTGAGTTTCAGGCTAAGCATGATGACTACAGCGCAATTATGTTGAAGGCCTTGGCGGATCGATTGGCTGAGGCTTTTGCCGAGTTAATGCATCACCGAGTACGAACCGATTTGTGGGGCTACGCCACTGATGAGATTTTGACTAATGAACAAATGATCGATGAAGAGTATCGAGGCATTCGTCCGGCCCCTGGTTACCCCGCCTGCCCTGCGCATGAAGTAAAAGAGGATTTATTACGGGTTCTGGGTTCGGAGGACATTGGAATGACTTTGACTGAATCGATGGCCATGAATCCGGCGTCGAGCGTGAGCGGTTTTTACCTCGCCCATCCTGAGGCCCGTTACTTTAATGTGGGTAGGGTTTCTGAAGATCAGTTAGCTGATTTAGCGCTGCGTCGTGGTGAGGCAATTGAAGATGTTCGGCGCCAATTATCCAGCTCACTTGATTAA
- a CDS encoding DUF1840 domain-containing protein, giving the protein MIYQFRSKAGPDVIMLSDLTERIFAILGRQLEAQGIFTVEQLPSLITLLETAILNDLEERKENDKPKQSDRLGQRAYPFLELLKESSAKKEPVMWGV; this is encoded by the coding sequence ATGATCTATCAATTTCGCTCCAAGGCGGGCCCCGATGTGATTATGCTCAGCGATTTGACTGAGCGGATTTTTGCTATTCTGGGGCGCCAACTCGAAGCTCAGGGTATCTTTACCGTTGAGCAGCTCCCCAGCTTAATCACTTTGCTAGAAACTGCCATTTTGAATGACCTAGAGGAGCGCAAAGAAAACGATAAACCTAAACAAAGCGATCGCTTGGGGCAGCGCGCCTACCCTTTTTTAGAACTTCTAAAAGAATCGAGCGCTAAAAAAGAGCCGGTAATGTGGGGTGTTTAG
- a CDS encoding homocysteine S-methyltransferase family protein, producing MQSKAHFPSYTRGQTLPELLKQRILILDGAMGTMIQQYKLTEQDYRGLPSNTRFENHPGDLKGNNELLVLTQPQIIQKIHEEYLEAGADIIETNTFGATSVAQEDYKMPELAREMNEVSAKLARLACDKYSTSDKPRFVAGAIGPTPKTASISPDVNDPGARNVSFDTLRTSYREQIEGLFDGGVDLFLVETIFDTLNAKAALFALDEFFEETGERLPVMISGTVTDASGRILSGQTVEAFWNSLRHIQPLTFGLNCALGAALMRPYIAELAKICNTAVSCYPNAGLPNPMSDTGFDETPDITSSLVDGFAKDGLVNLVGGCCGTTPEHIRAIAQAVAKRKPRAFYRETVEVDE from the coding sequence ATGCAATCTAAAGCCCATTTTCCATCTTATACGCGTGGCCAGACGCTGCCTGAGCTGTTGAAACAGCGCATTCTGATTCTGGATGGGGCAATGGGCACCATGATCCAGCAGTACAAGCTTACAGAACAAGATTATCGGGGTTTGCCTAGTAATACCCGTTTTGAGAATCACCCAGGCGACCTTAAAGGAAATAACGAGTTATTGGTTTTAACCCAACCCCAGATCATTCAGAAGATTCATGAGGAGTACTTGGAGGCTGGCGCAGACATTATCGAGACCAATACTTTTGGCGCTACTTCGGTAGCCCAAGAGGATTACAAAATGCCAGAATTGGCTCGTGAGATGAATGAAGTCTCAGCCAAGTTGGCGCGCCTAGCTTGTGACAAATACAGCACTTCAGATAAGCCCCGTTTTGTTGCGGGCGCGATTGGACCTACACCAAAGACAGCTAGTATCTCTCCCGATGTTAATGATCCAGGTGCGCGTAATGTGAGTTTCGATACCTTACGCACTTCTTATCGTGAACAGATTGAGGGCTTGTTTGATGGTGGCGTGGATTTGTTTCTAGTAGAAACTATCTTTGATACCTTAAATGCAAAAGCCGCTTTGTTTGCCTTGGATGAATTTTTTGAAGAAACCGGTGAGCGCCTACCAGTCATGATCTCTGGCACGGTGACCGATGCCTCGGGCCGGATTCTTTCTGGGCAAACTGTTGAAGCTTTCTGGAATAGCCTGCGTCATATACAACCTTTAACCTTTGGATTAAATTGCGCTCTAGGTGCCGCATTAATGCGCCCTTATATTGCTGAGCTCGCAAAAATCTGTAATACCGCAGTCTCTTGCTATCCCAATGCAGGCTTGCCCAATCCGATGAGCGATACCGGCTTTGATGAAACGCCGGATATCACTTCTAGTTTGGTTGATGGCTTTGCCAAAGACGGCTTAGTCAATCTCGTAGGCGGGTGCTGTGGCACAACCCCAGAACATATTCGGGCAATTGCTCAAGCGGTTGCCAAAAGAAAGCCGCGGGCGTTTTATCGAGAAACTGTTGAGGTAGATGAATGA
- a CDS encoding PhaM family polyhydroxyalkanoate granule multifunctional regulatory protein: MFGTIPEFNQSLEMFKTMWGQNAAGQMPGQFPFTADSSKASNGFAAAFPGLDVDELEKRIKDLKSVENWLNLNLNILKSTIQGLEVQHATMMALKSFGDAVSASTNDLKQKSAAPKAAAKPRKTAKPRRRKAGDATFLDAVGNSDEQ, from the coding sequence ATGTTCGGAACTATCCCTGAATTTAATCAAAGCCTTGAAATGTTTAAAACCATGTGGGGTCAAAATGCCGCTGGTCAGATGCCGGGGCAATTCCCCTTTACCGCCGATTCCAGCAAGGCTAGCAATGGTTTTGCTGCAGCATTTCCAGGCCTAGATGTCGATGAGCTAGAAAAGCGTATTAAGGACCTCAAGAGCGTCGAAAACTGGCTCAATCTCAATCTCAATATCCTGAAATCAACTATTCAGGGTCTTGAAGTACAACATGCCACCATGATGGCTCTGAAATCTTTTGGAGATGCTGTTTCAGCCTCGACCAACGACCTCAAACAAAAGAGCGCTGCACCTAAGGCTGCGGCTAAACCACGGAAAACCGCAAAACCCCGTCGTCGCAAAGCTGGCGACGCAACTTTCCTCGACGCAGTAGGTAATTCAGATGAGCAATAG
- a CDS encoding flavin reductase family protein yields MSPFTSQELRKGFSSFATGVTVITCLDDSHQAHGITISSFNTVSLEPPLILWSLKKHSRLMPFFEVGHLQLIHVLARGQEDLAMHFATVKENQFDGVAHCVTANGLTQVNDCVAYYECETISVYAGGDHNIIVAKVLQLQNHPEREPLIFAKSKFVGLDLATNN; encoded by the coding sequence GTGAGTCCTTTTACCTCACAAGAACTTCGCAAGGGCTTTTCTTCTTTCGCAACTGGGGTGACTGTCATCACCTGTTTAGATGACAGTCATCAAGCTCATGGCATCACCATCAGCTCCTTTAATACGGTCTCTCTTGAGCCGCCACTCATCTTGTGGAGCTTAAAAAAGCATTCTCGTTTAATGCCCTTCTTTGAAGTTGGGCATCTACAGCTAATTCACGTTCTTGCAAGAGGTCAGGAAGATCTTGCGATGCATTTTGCTACTGTCAAAGAAAATCAGTTTGATGGCGTAGCCCACTGTGTCACTGCAAACGGACTGACACAGGTTAATGATTGTGTTGCTTATTATGAGTGCGAGACCATCTCTGTATATGCCGGCGGCGATCACAACATTATTGTTGCTAAAGTACTGCAGCTCCAAAATCATCCGGAGCGTGAGCCCCTCATTTTTGCCAAGAGCAAATTTGTTGGTCTTGATTTAGCAACGAATAACTAA